Proteins encoded together in one Chitinophaga lutea window:
- a CDS encoding SDR family oxidoreductase — MSTLQNKVAVITGGNSGIGYATAEEFISRGAKVIITGRNRTAVEAAAATLGNGTLGITADQGRITEASRLAGEVEATYGKVDVLFVNAGIGAFVPVDQVTEAQFDETMNINFKGAFFTVQKFLPLLNDGASIILLSSVNAFTGMPGSSVYSASKAALNSLGRTLSRELASRKIRVNVVNPGPIVTPILAKAGLDEDGIKAFHKKFSERIPLSRPGESSEVAKLVAFLASSDASFITGAEYNIDGGLTIHELVG, encoded by the coding sequence ATGAGCACCTTACAGAACAAAGTGGCCGTCATTACCGGCGGCAACAGTGGCATCGGCTACGCGACGGCAGAGGAGTTTATTTCCCGTGGTGCGAAAGTGATCATTACGGGGCGCAACCGCACTGCTGTTGAAGCGGCTGCCGCCACGCTGGGCAACGGTACATTGGGCATTACCGCGGACCAGGGCAGGATCACGGAAGCATCCAGGCTTGCCGGGGAGGTGGAAGCAACGTACGGAAAAGTTGACGTGCTGTTCGTCAACGCCGGTATCGGGGCTTTCGTGCCGGTAGACCAGGTAACGGAAGCACAGTTTGATGAAACGATGAATATAAATTTCAAGGGCGCCTTTTTTACGGTCCAGAAGTTTCTGCCGTTATTGAACGATGGCGCTTCCATCATCCTGTTATCTTCCGTGAATGCCTTCACAGGCATGCCTGGGTCGTCAGTATACTCTGCCAGTAAAGCCGCACTGAACTCCCTGGGCCGAACGTTAAGTCGCGAACTGGCTTCCCGAAAGATCCGCGTAAACGTGGTGAATCCGGGCCCGATCGTAACGCCCATCCTTGCGAAGGCAGGGCTGGACGAAGATGGCATCAAAGCCTTCCATAAAAAATTTTCAGAAAGGATTCCGCTCAGCAGACCCGGCGAATCGTCTGAAGTGGCAAAACTGGTGGCCTTCCTGGCTTCCTCCGATGCTTCCTTCATTACGGGCGCCGAGTATAACATTGACGGTGGATTGACTATCCACGAACTGGTAGGATAA
- a CDS encoding RNA polymerase sigma factor, which produces MTDIIAQLKQGNEAAFKDLVARWQGMVYNTALGILQNAADAEDVAQEVFMQVFESVGNFKGESQISTWLYRITVTKCLDHLRKKTRKKRWGKVYSLFGQQNELIIDPPDFHHPGVQLADKERASLLFKAIGQLPESQKVAFVLQKLEGLSSREIAGVMDASVSAVEGLLHRAKQNLRDQLEDYYRNEE; this is translated from the coding sequence TTGACCGATATCATAGCACAATTAAAGCAGGGGAACGAGGCCGCCTTCAAGGATCTGGTGGCCCGGTGGCAGGGCATGGTGTATAACACGGCCCTCGGCATCCTGCAGAATGCTGCCGATGCGGAAGACGTGGCGCAGGAAGTGTTTATGCAGGTATTCGAGTCCGTGGGCAACTTCAAGGGAGAATCGCAGATTTCCACCTGGCTGTACCGCATCACCGTTACCAAGTGCCTCGACCATTTGCGGAAAAAGACCCGCAAAAAGCGTTGGGGCAAGGTGTACAGCCTTTTCGGGCAGCAGAACGAGCTGATCATCGACCCGCCGGATTTTCACCATCCCGGGGTACAACTCGCTGATAAAGAAAGGGCTTCGCTGCTTTTTAAAGCCATCGGCCAGCTGCCCGAAAGCCAGAAAGTGGCCTTCGTGCTCCAGAAGCTGGAGGGGCTCAGCAGCCGCGAAATAGCCGGGGTGATGGATGCCAGCGTGTCCGCCGTGGAAGGCCTGCTGCACCGCGCCAAGCAGAACCTGCGCGACCAACTGGAAGATTATTACAGAAATGAAGAATAA
- a CDS encoding Spy/CpxP family protein refolding chaperone — MKETFARNKVLSLLVLVLLLTNILMLVFFVWMKPEPKHAFKRDSRGDVMQVLEKEVGFSPAQMDQYKKLKDQHWDRMKPYFGEMRTARNNFYNLLNQASVPDSTVQRLADSIAAKQKQMDLQTFRHFEQVKAICTPEQQPRFDSLVQQVIKKMGGRRSQAKEDSVKH; from the coding sequence ATGAAGGAAACCTTCGCGAGGAATAAAGTACTGAGTTTACTGGTACTGGTGCTACTGCTGACGAATATCCTGATGCTGGTGTTTTTTGTCTGGATGAAACCGGAACCCAAACACGCGTTCAAAAGAGATAGCCGCGGCGACGTGATGCAGGTGCTGGAAAAGGAAGTTGGCTTCAGCCCGGCGCAGATGGACCAGTACAAAAAACTGAAAGACCAGCACTGGGACAGGATGAAACCCTATTTCGGGGAGATGCGCACCGCCCGCAATAACTTTTACAACCTGCTGAACCAGGCCTCCGTGCCCGATTCCACAGTGCAGCGGCTGGCCGATTCCATCGCCGCCAAGCAGAAACAGATGGACCTGCAGACCTTCCGGCACTTCGAACAGGTGAAAGCCATCTGCACCCCGGAACAGCAGCCCCGCTTCGATTCCCTCGTACAGCAGGTGATCAAGAAAATGGGCGGCCGCAGGAGCCAGGCCAAAGAAGACAGCGTGAAACACTAA
- a CDS encoding ArsR/SmtB family transcription factor, producing MDAAMIEKAANALADKNRMAILMKIARQENCCCGEIQDMTCLSQPTVSHHIKILVDSGVLISTKEGRNVTLSINKDMMKHLSMFFLQLS from the coding sequence ATGGACGCAGCGATGATTGAGAAAGCGGCGAACGCACTGGCAGACAAGAACCGCATGGCTATACTCATGAAAATAGCCCGGCAGGAAAACTGCTGTTGTGGGGAGATTCAGGATATGACCTGTCTCTCGCAACCCACTGTGTCCCATCACATCAAGATATTGGTTGACAGCGGGGTGCTCATCAGCACCAAAGAAGGCAGGAACGTTACATTATCCATCAATAAAGACATGATGAAACACCTCTCCATGTTCTTCTTACAGCTCAGCTGA
- the cls gene encoding cardiolipin synthase: protein MLQFLQDHWQSIGIVILYAITALVAVKALLETHTTGKTLAYLLLLFFIPGLGVLIYLLIGVNRRVNRIYSRKWMSNVRLSERLKDYLRKENRDTLLEHSALVENKDGIARLLFRDTLSPITANNETELLINGEEKFPALIEALRSAQHHIHLEYYIFEEDIIGREVMEIMMQKARDGVEVRFIYDDFGSSDINRRFLKEMRAAGVEVFPFYKIRLLANRLNYRNHRKIVVIDGHTGFIGGINIADRYINEPQYRQAHPHWPFWRDTHLRIKGQGVHTLQFLFMGDWNFCADSDLPITQDFFPDIETKGDDLVQIAASGPDSERSSIMLSFLAAINQAERSVYITTPYFIPNDSIYHALQQAALSGVDVRLLVPGESDSRLVNKAAESFYEDLLACGVRIFRYNKGFVHAKTMVVDDNLSVVGTANMDIRSFDFNFEVNAFVYSREINWKLSEAFLQDTLHSSEIILADWRERGRWPRLGEAVVRLISPLL, encoded by the coding sequence ATGTTACAATTCCTGCAAGATCACTGGCAATCCATCGGCATCGTTATACTCTACGCCATCACCGCACTGGTGGCCGTTAAAGCCCTGTTGGAAACCCATACAACCGGCAAAACGCTGGCCTACCTGCTGCTGCTTTTTTTCATTCCCGGCCTCGGCGTGCTCATCTACCTGCTCATCGGCGTGAACCGCCGCGTGAACCGCATCTACAGCCGCAAATGGATGAGCAACGTACGCCTCAGCGAACGCCTCAAAGACTACCTGCGCAAGGAGAACCGCGATACCCTGCTGGAACATTCGGCGCTGGTGGAGAACAAAGACGGCATCGCCCGCCTGCTCTTCCGCGACACGCTGTCGCCCATCACCGCGAACAACGAAACCGAACTGCTCATCAACGGCGAGGAAAAATTCCCCGCGCTGATCGAAGCGCTGCGCAGCGCCCAACACCACATCCACCTCGAGTATTATATTTTCGAAGAAGACATCATCGGCCGCGAAGTGATGGAGATCATGATGCAGAAAGCCCGCGACGGGGTAGAGGTACGGTTCATCTACGACGATTTCGGCAGCAGCGACATCAACCGCCGCTTCCTCAAAGAAATGCGCGCCGCCGGCGTGGAAGTGTTCCCCTTTTACAAGATCAGGCTGCTGGCCAACCGCCTCAATTACCGCAACCACCGCAAGATCGTGGTGATCGACGGGCATACCGGTTTTATCGGCGGCATCAACATCGCCGACCGCTACATCAACGAACCGCAGTACCGCCAGGCCCACCCGCACTGGCCCTTCTGGCGCGATACGCACCTGCGCATCAAAGGCCAGGGCGTGCATACGCTGCAGTTCCTGTTCATGGGCGACTGGAACTTCTGCGCCGATAGCGACCTGCCCATTACCCAGGACTTTTTCCCGGACATCGAAACCAAAGGCGACGACCTGGTGCAGATCGCCGCCAGCGGCCCGGATTCCGAACGGTCGTCCATCATGCTCTCGTTTCTCGCCGCCATTAACCAGGCCGAACGCTCGGTATACATCACCACCCCGTATTTTATTCCCAACGATTCCATTTATCACGCCCTGCAGCAGGCCGCGCTGTCGGGGGTGGACGTGCGCCTGCTGGTGCCCGGCGAAAGCGACAGCCGCCTCGTCAACAAGGCCGCCGAATCGTTTTACGAAGACCTGCTGGCCTGCGGCGTGCGCATCTTCCGGTACAACAAGGGTTTCGTGCACGCCAAAACCATGGTGGTGGACGATAATCTCTCCGTAGTAGGCACCGCCAACATGGACATCCGCAGCTTCGACTTCAACTTTGAAGTGAATGCCTTCGTATACAGCCGGGAGATCAACTGGAAGCTGTCCGAAGCCTTTTTGCAGGACACCCTCCACAGCAGTGAGATCATCCTGGCCGACTGGCGCGAGCGCGGCCGGTGGCCCAGGCTGGGAGAGGCGGTGGTGCGGCTGATATCGCCGTTGCTGTAA